TCAATACCCATCGAATCCAGTGCATTCGCTGCTCTGGCAGTTGTGCAAACATAAACAAATTCTGGCTCTTCTCTGGTCTTCATCAATTATGTGCCGAAGACCACTAGGTTCTGCCATTGATTTTCTCTATGCTAGCTATTAAATTTCTCAGAACTCCATGACATCCTAAACTTGCAAGTTCAAATCTTCCTTAAACTGTCGATAGGCTTTGCGGGTCTGTTCCCGAACGGACTCTGGTAGCTCGGCAAACAGTTTGTGGAACCGATCAGTGGTACGAGATTTCACAAAGTTTCTGGATCTAATTCCTGAGTTTTACCTTCATGATGACTCAACTGCCCCGATTACTCGATCGCATTCCTCAAACGATCGCTCTCCAACATTTCACCCTCTCAACGAGAAATCTATAGGGGCGATCTGAGGTGACAGACTCACACTAGCGATCGCTAGTGTGAGTAAATGCGATCGTGCTTAAGCATTTAGCCGATAAGTTTGTCGTATTCTGCATGAGTGCCAATCCACACCCATGAAATACCGTCTTTGACTTCAACTCCCAACGCCCTGTAGCCTTTCCCAGCCCGTACAGACCAGTATTGTCCAACTTTTTTAAAATGTAGCGACCGATGTGATGGGTCTGTCCTCAGCAATTCATAGTTTTGGTCGGCTACTCGCCGAACCGACT
Above is a window of Merismopedia glauca CCAP 1448/3 DNA encoding:
- a CDS encoding ParE family toxin-like protein, with translation MHYTTQRFWKCYDALPESVRRVADQNYELLRTDPSHRSLHFKKVGQYWSVRAGKGYRALGVEVKDGISWVWIGTHAEYDKLIG